The genomic window TTTGGTTTTTCGAAATAGGTCATCTAGGGTTAGCATAGGAGAATCCGGTTCCTCTGGAGGAGGTGGTGAAAGAGGCTGCTGTTCAGAAACCTGTTCTTGATGAGCAGTAAAACCACAGTTGTCGGTGACAGTTGTAGTTGGTGGTGGACTTTCTACACGATTTTCAACTTCATGAGGATCAACAAATTCAGCCACCAACAGACGTCCCCCATTAGGTGGCCATTGCAGGTTATAAATGGCATTTCGTGTCTCTATTGCTTCTTCCACAGATAAATACTGCATGAAAAAAAAGGTGCGTAATTTTACAAATGCCAAGACAAAGCAGAAAGTGATGGGAGTTGGAGAAACAGAACATTGCAGTCTTACTGTAACATAACAATGGGTCTTAATGTGGTCCATCCAGAAGCTTGCAATAATCCCAGTTTTGCCTAAAAGTTGTCGCACCGCTTTCAAGGTAAAAGGCCGACGAAAATTATCAACTCTAAGTGAAGTGGTCGGAGGTTTTTGTGAAGGTGGAACTAGGAAATCACGaagattaaacaaaaaaaaaaacattttagatGTTAACGAAACAATTGATAAGAAGATGAGTACAACTTACCAAGTCGTTCCCCGGGTGTATCTTCACTAGTGTTGTTGGTCACTGTATGATTAGTGGCTTGCTGCACTACAACTTGTAAATTATCAGAGTTCCATTTATGCCTTTTCGTAGCCTCAGTGTTCCCAATAGCTTCATCATCTGTAAAGACAACTCATACGGTGAGCATTATCAGTAAATTACAAGTTGGGAGATATGGCTTGCTGCTCTACAACTTACCATAAAGCTTTCTTTTCTCAGCAGGAACATCAAAGACGTCCTTTCTGTCTGTAGATGAACCATCTCCTACAACAACATGCATTCCCTCCTCATTTTCCACACTATTTTCTCCTATTTCATCAGAAGTACATTTTGGATCAATTTGCTTAGTTTCAAGCATATCTTCCTCCATTGATTCATCGCCAGAACTTCTATCTAAATTTAATTTCCCAGAGTACCCCATCTCCCCACTGTCATTTTTACTGCTTATGTCTGTAGTTGTATCATTCTTGTCATCTCTCTCATCAACAGATGCCTTGTTCTCAAGTGGTTGTTCATCATCCATCGGTACAACATCTAGGCTTTGTTTCACATTATCATCAATTACAGTATCCTTTAGTTCAATCTTTTCATTAACTGACATAGAATCAGTAGAAATAGTGTTGATCTCAGATACCTGATTGTTCAAAGCAGAAGAGGCACGCATGCCATCCTCATTCCCTAGCTGAGCCTTGGGATCATCCCTCTCCACCTCAAGCTTCGGACCATCATTCTCCACTTGGATGTTAGAATTCAcattttcttctagtttcgggaTCTGCAAATTTTGTCCAACCTCTGGTACCTCCGTTACCACAGTGTGGGTAAGTGTTATTTCAGTCTTAACTACTCCATGACCCGAAGCAGTCGCACAATCAATAACATCATCCTTCAACTTCAACCCACTACCACCATCATCTTCAACTTTCTCTACAATACTTGCCATTGCTTTCTCGACCCCTTCATCATAATTAAAACCATTATCTGCCTCATTTGCAGTATTGTTTTCCCTTTCTGCTCTAATAGCTTCATCTAACCGTTTTACCAAGTCCTTTTTTAAGCCTCGAGTTGTCAACTTCCGTCTCTTGAGTTCTTCTTTCAACTCTATAACCTTCCATTTATCAATTGGTCGATTATCAAGTATTTCGTGCTTTGATGACATCTTTGCAATCCAAACTCACCCTTCGATACCTGCTTCAGAACTTATATTCCTCACTCAT from Gossypium hirsutum isolate 1008001.06 chromosome D12, Gossypium_hirsutum_v2.1, whole genome shotgun sequence includes these protein-coding regions:
- the LOC107941967 gene encoding uncharacterized protein gives rise to the protein MSSKHEILDNRPIDKWKVIELKEELKRRKLTTRGLKKDLVKRLDEAIRAERENNTANEADNGFNYDEGVEKAMASIVEKVEDDGGSGLKLKDDVIDCATASGHGVVKTEITLTHTVVTEVPEVGQNLQIPKLEENVNSNIQVENDGPKLEVERDDPKAQLGNEDGMRASSALNNQVSEINTISTDSMSVNEKIELKDTVIDDNVKQSLDVVPMDDEQPLENKASVDERDDKNDTTTDISSKNDSGEMGYSGKLNLDRSSGDESMEEDMLETKQIDPKCTSDEIGENSVENEEGMHVVVGDGSSTDRKDVFDVPAEKRKLYDDEAIGNTEATKRHKWNSDNLQVVVQQATNHTVTNNTSEDTPGERLVPPSQKPPTTSLRVDNFRRPFTLKAVRQLLGKTGIIASFWMDHIKTHCYVTYLSVEEAIETRNAIYNLQWPPNGGRLLVAEFVDPHEVENRVESPPPTTTVTDNCGFTAHQEQVSEQQPLSPPPPEEPDSPMLTLDDLFRKTKATPKIYYLPLSEEQVAAKQATHYRHTKHW